The following is a genomic window from Actinomadura rubteroloni.
GGGAAATCGCCGGTCGGCGGGTCGCGGCGGGGCCGCGGTTCGCTACTCTCGCCTGCTTGTGGAAGTCGTGATCAGGCGTGCGCGCACCGCCGATGTCCAGCACGTCCGCAGGCTCGTCGACCTGTTCACCGGGCCGGGACGGCGGCTGCTCCGCAAGTCGACGGTGACCCTGTACGAGGACGTCCAGGAGTTCTGGGTCGCCGAGGACCTGCAGACCAACGAGATCATCGGCTGCGGCGCGCTGCACGTCATGTGGGAGGACCTGGCGGAGGTGCGGTCGGTCGCCGTCCGTCCGGGCCACAACGGACGCGGCATCGGGCACCGCATCGTGTCCCGTCTGCTCGACACCGCCCGCGACCTCGGGGTCCGGCGCGTGTTCTGCCTTACCTTCGAGGTGGAGTTCTTCGCGCGGCACGGCTTCCGGCCGATCCTGGGCACGCCCGTGGCTCCCGAGGTGTACGAGGAACTCCTCCGTTCGTATGACGAGGGCGTCGCCGAATTCCTCGACTTGGACCGGGTGAAGCCCAATACGTTGGGGAACACCCGGATGTTGCTTCGGCTGGAGGATTGACCGATGAGCGAATATTCCCCCGGCGGCGGCCAGCAGGGGCCGCAGCAGGGCGGCGCCTCCTGGGGTCCGCCGCCGCCGTACCAGGAGTCCGCGCCCTACCAGCAGCAGCCTCCGGCGCCGCGCGAGGCGGCCACCCAGCAGTGGGGGACGGACGACTACAGCGCTTACGAGTCCGGCTACGAAGAGCCCGAAGGCGGCGGAGAGATCCAGCTCGCCTCGATCCCGCGCCGCGCCGTCGCCCGGCTGGCCGACAACCTGCTCGTCGCCGTCTTCGGGTTCGCGCTGATCCTTCCGGTCACCATCGGCATCTTCGGGCTGGACACCAGCGGGAAGAAGGCGTCCACCGACGGCGCCGTGTGGAACTGGCCGATCATCATCACGCTGTTCGCCGTGCTCGCGGTGCTGCCGTTCGCGTACGAGGCCGTCCAGCTCACGATGTCGGGCCGGACGCTCGGCAAACGGCTCATGAAGCTCGGCATCGTCCGGCAGGACCCGGCGGGCACGCGGCTGACGACGGCGCAGGCGATCCTGCGTCCGGCCGTCCACCAGGTCGGCTACCAGCTCGGGTTCTTCTTCTTCCTGATCCTCGCCGTCAAGGTGTGGGACTACGCCTTCTACGGGGTCGCGCTCGTCGTCGCGGGGACCGTCATGGCTTACCTGTGGGCCATCTGGGACGTACCGTTCCGCCAGGCCGTCCACGACCGGCTCGCCGGGACGCTCGTCGTGGACGAGCGCGAGTACTACGAGGGCTGAGCGTGACGGCCGAGCCGGCGGGGGATCTGGCCCCCGAGGAACCGCACGTCCCGCACCGCGCGGACCTCGCCGACCCCGGGCAGCGGCTGCTCGCCCGGATCGTGGACACGCTGATCGTCGGGCTGCCCGTCGTCGCCGTGCTGCTCCAGACGGTCCCGCGGTCGCGCCTGGACGTGCTCGCGCCCCCGCTCGTCGCCCTGCTCCTGCTGGCCTACGAGGCGCCCCAGATCGCCCTGTGGGGCCGCACGCCCGGCAAGCGGGTCGCGGGCATCGAGGTCGTCCCCGCGGACGGCGCCGAACGCCTGGGGGCCGGACGGGCGCTCCTGCGGGCGGCGACCTACAACCTGCCGATCGCGGTGCGTCCCGTGCCCGTGCTCGGCCTTCTGGCGGGTTTCTTCTGGGTCGTGAACGGCGCCTTCATTTACGAGGGGGCGCGGCGCGAGGTCCCCGACGGGGCGCGCCGGGCGCTGCACGACCGATTCGCGGGCACGGACGTCGTCCGGGCGCGTCCCGAGGCCCCCGGCTCCCCCGAATAACGGCGTATCGGGCGGCCGTATCCGGTGCCCTCCGGATCGGCCGCCGCGCCGGTTCCCGGTAACGGCCTGGCCAATACGCGAGATGA
Proteins encoded in this region:
- a CDS encoding RDD family protein; translated protein: MTAEPAGDLAPEEPHVPHRADLADPGQRLLARIVDTLIVGLPVVAVLLQTVPRSRLDVLAPPLVALLLLAYEAPQIALWGRTPGKRVAGIEVVPADGAERLGAGRALLRAATYNLPIAVRPVPVLGLLAGFFWVVNGAFIYEGARREVPDGARRALHDRFAGTDVVRARPEAPGSPE
- a CDS encoding amino-acid N-acetyltransferase, with protein sequence MEVVIRRARTADVQHVRRLVDLFTGPGRRLLRKSTVTLYEDVQEFWVAEDLQTNEIIGCGALHVMWEDLAEVRSVAVRPGHNGRGIGHRIVSRLLDTARDLGVRRVFCLTFEVEFFARHGFRPILGTPVAPEVYEELLRSYDEGVAEFLDLDRVKPNTLGNTRMLLRLED
- a CDS encoding RDD family protein, encoding MSEYSPGGGQQGPQQGGASWGPPPPYQESAPYQQQPPAPREAATQQWGTDDYSAYESGYEEPEGGGEIQLASIPRRAVARLADNLLVAVFGFALILPVTIGIFGLDTSGKKASTDGAVWNWPIIITLFAVLAVLPFAYEAVQLTMSGRTLGKRLMKLGIVRQDPAGTRLTTAQAILRPAVHQVGYQLGFFFFLILAVKVWDYAFYGVALVVAGTVMAYLWAIWDVPFRQAVHDRLAGTLVVDEREYYEG